One Anser cygnoides isolate HZ-2024a breed goose chromosome 6, Taihu_goose_T2T_genome, whole genome shotgun sequence genomic region harbors:
- the DDX18 gene encoding ATP-dependent RNA helicase DDX18: MSVSVAAGNLPMRLLRKKIHKRNLKLRQRNLKLRAAERAEPPAASLSPPEEEEEAAEEAPEAATPEAEAPEAAAPCPEGAGAKRKKKKKRKAAAAPENGTETKKAKTEEDKSVEAEDEDGKDSGERKVEEEEEEDEVPSLPLGLTGGFEDNSFTSLDGLVSENTLKGINDMGFTHMTEIQHKSIKPLLEGRDILAAAKTGSGKTLAFLIPAVELIYKLKFMPRNGTGVIILSPTRELAMQTYGVLKELMNHHVHTYGLIMGGSNRSAEAQKLGNGINIIVATPGRLLDHMQNTPGFMYKNLQCLVIDEADRILEVGFEEEMKQIIKLLPKRRQTMLFSATQTRKVEDLAKISLKKEPLYVGVDDNKETATVDGLEQGYVVCPSEKRFLLLFTFLKKNRKKKLMVFFSSCMSVKYHYELLNYIDLPVMAIHGKQKQTKRTTTFFQFCNAESGILLCTDVAARGLDIPEVDWIVQYDPPDDPKEYIHRVGRTARGINGRGHALLILRPEELGFLRYLKQARVPLSEFEFSWSKISDIQSQLEKLIEKNYFLHKSAQEAYKAYIRAYDSHSLKQIYNVNNLDLNKVSLSFGFKVPPFVDLNVNSNQGRRLQKRGGGGGFGYQKSKNIHKAKIFKHINKKSDKRQFSR; encoded by the exons ATGTCGGTGTCGGTGGCCGCGGGCAACCTGCCCATGCGGCTGCTCCGCAAGAAGATCCACAAGCGCAACCTCAAGCTGCGGCAGCGCAACCTCAAGCTACGGGCGGCCGAGCGGGCAG AGCCTCCGGCGGCTTCGCTGAGCCCCccggaggaggaagaggaggcggcGGAGGAAGCTCCCGAGGCGGCGACCCCCGAGGCAGAAGCCCCCGAGGCGGCGGCGCCGTGCCCGGAGGGTGCCGGGgcgaagaggaagaaaaagaagaagaggaaggcgGCGGCTGCTCCCGAGAACG GTACAGAaactaaaaaagcaaaaactgagGAAGACAAGTCTGTGGAGGCAGAAGATGAAGACGGGAAGGATTCTGGAGAGAGAaaagtggaagaggaggaggaagaggatgaagtACCTAGTCTACCACTAGGTTTAACAG GTGGCTTTGAAGACAATTCTTTTACTTCCCTTGATGGTCTTGTCAGTGAGAATACATTGAAGGGCATAAATGACATGGGCTTTACTCACATGACAGAAATTCAGCATAAAAGTATTAAACCTCTTCTGGAAGGCag GGATATTTtagcagcagcaaaaacagGCAGCGGCAAAACACTTGCATTTCTCATTCCTGCAGTAGAGCTCATCTACAAGTTAAAATTCATGCCCAGAAATG GAACAGGTGTTATTATTCTTTCACCTACTCGAGAGCTTGCGATGCAAACCTATGGAGTTCTTAAAGAACTTATGAATCATCACGTTCACACCTATGGTCTGATAATGGGGGGCAGTAACAGAtcagcagaagcacagaaacTTGGGAATGGAATCAACATCATTGTAGCAACGCCAGGAAGACTTCTGGATCATATGCAG AACACTCCAGGTTTCATGTACAAGAACTTGCAGTGTTTGGTAATTGATGAGGCGGATCGTATCTTAGAGGTTGGatttgaagaagaaatgaaacagatCATAAAACTTCTACcaa agCGCAGACAGACAATGCTTTTTTCCGCTACACAAACCAGAAAGGTTGAAGATTTGGCAAAGATCTCTCTGAAGAAAGAGCCACTGTATGTTGGGGTTGATGATAACAAGGAGACAGCAACAGTTGATGGTCTTGAACAG GGATATGTGGTATGTCCGTCTGAAAAAAGATTCCTTTTGCTCTTCACATTCCTTAAGAAGAACCGGAAGAAGAAActaatggtatttttttcttcatgtatgtCAGTGAAGTACCACTATGAATTACTCAACTACATTGATCTGCCTGTTATGGCCATTCAT ggCAAGCAGAAACAGACAAAACGTACTACGACATTTTTCCAGTTCTGTAATGCAGAATCTGGAATTCTGTTGTGCACTGACGTAGCTGCCAGAGGACTGGATATTCCTGAAGTGGACTGGATTGTCCAGTATGACCCTCCAGATGATCCAAAA GAGTATATTCATCGCGTTGGTAGAACGGCCAGAGGTATAAATGGTAGAGGACATGCTCTGCTCATTTTACGACCGGAAGAGCTGGGCTTTCTTCGTTACCTGAAACAAGCCAGG gTACCACTCAGTGAATTCGAATTTTCTTGGTCAAAGATTTCAGATATCCAATCTCAG CTGGAGAAACTGATTGAGAAGAACTACTTTCTTCACAAGTCAGCCCAGGAAGCATACAAAGCCTACATTAGAGCTTATGACTCCCATTCTCTGAAGCAGATATATAATGTCAATAACCTGGATCTTAACAAAGTCAGCCTTTCGTTTGGTTTTAAAGTCCCTCCATTCGTTGACCTCA ATGTGAACAGCAACCAAGGCAGAAGGCTACAGAAAAGAGGCGGAGGTGGAGGATTTGGTTACCAGAAATCAAAGAACATCCATAAAGCTAAAATCTTCAAGCATATTAACAAGAAATCAGACAAACGGCAGTTTTCTCGTTAA